The following DNA comes from Deltaproteobacteria bacterium.
GATCCGATTCGACATCGATTCCCATGCAGACACACGTCAAGTGAGAGCCATCTGGTACAATAACAAGTTCCACGGCGGGACGAGGGACGAAGCGCGGTTGACGCGCTTCGGGGGCGGCTCCTCAGCTCTGCTGGACCCCGACAACACGGGTGCGCTTGTTCTGTTCGCTTTCGTCGCCGCTGCCGACGGACAACACCTTCATTGCCGCGCATGGGTCTGCCGCTCAGCTGTCGAGGAAGAACACGCATCCGAAAGATTCGGCGTCGTGGACCCCGGAGAGTGGATATCGTGGACGACCGACGGAGTCTGGGCCGCACACGGTCTTCACACTCCCGGGACGGCCCGCGCAGACTGTCGCTTGACCCCGGCCGAGATTCCTCCCGAGTGGCTAAGAGGGTTTCCACGTGCGACGGAAATCGTTCGCCGGGCCGTCGAACTGCGCCCGTTACGTCATCTGGATGTTGACGCCCGGTTGCTGCGTCGCCGCGACTGTGAATTCGAGATTTTCCGCAGCCTGGAAGAAACCGTCGAGTTGCCCATCGTTCAGCGAGGGTTTCCGACACTCGATCAGTTCCTCGAACGCGCCCAGACGATCCTTCAACGTCGAAAGGCCCGATCGGGTCGGTCGCTGGAATTGCACGTGCGGGAAATCCTGATCGAGGAGGGCC
Coding sequences within:
- a CDS encoding type II restriction endonuclease encodes the protein MTASRELRSWLDDMSGIPAVWFSKRLSANDTKASGGHQAGPYLPKDVFFRVFPGLHRETDLNPETSIRFDIDSHADTRQVRAIWYNNKFHGGTRDEARLTRFGGGSSALLDPDNTGALVLFAFVAAADGQHLHCRAWVCRSAVEEEHASERFGVVDPGEWISWTTDGVWAAHGLHTPGTARADCRLTPAEIPPEWLRGFPRATEIVRRAVELRPLRHLDVDARLLRRRDCEFEIFRSLEETVELPIVQRGFPTLDQFLERAQTILQRRKARSGRSLELHVREILIEEGLREHEDFSYQPESDPGKRPDFLFPSESSYKNAAFDPRALRMLAVKTTCKDRWRQIINEADRIPRKHLLTLQEGISENQFREISGAGVTLVVPTGLVKSYPPAIRASLLPLSAFVGEVRPPSR